GGCGCGCCGGGCGTGAGCGTGGTGGCGGACGCGAGCGAGCTCGAGCAGATCGTGCTCAACCTGGTGAGCAACGCGCGCGACGCCATCGCGGGCGAGGGGCGCATCACCGTCACCACCGAGCTCGCGCTGCGCCCGGGCGCCCCGGACTCCGGGGCCACGGACGGCGCCGTGAGCCGCTGGCTGCAGGTGCGCGTGGAGGACAACGGCGAGGGCATGGACCCGGCCACGCTCGCGCGCCTCTTCCAGCCCTTCTTCACCACCAAGGAAGGCGCGCGCGGCACGGGGCTCGGCCTCTACACCACCGCGCTGCTGGTGCGGCAGCTGGGCGGGGAGATCCACGCGACGAGCACGCCCGGCCAGGGCAGCACCTTCGTGGTGGGGCTGCCGGTGGCCGGGCCACTGCTGGGGAGCTGAAGCGGGCTGCGGGGACCTACGTGCCCAGCGCGCCCTCGAGCGCCGCCTGCACGCGGGGCAGCGCGTCCTGGATCTCCTGGAGCGACGCGGCGCCCACCGAGAGGCGGAACCAGCCCGACTCGTCCTTCAGCCCGAAGGCCTGGAAGGGCACCACGGCGAAGCGCGCCTTCTCCAGCAGCAGCTTGCGCACGGCGTCGTTGGTGGGCAGGCCGGGCTTGCCCACCAGGTCGAACTGCACCGAGAGGTAGATGGCCCCTTGCGGCGCGATGGCGCGCACCGGCAGGCCGCGCGCGCGCATGGCGTCGAAGCCCTGGTAGAGCGCCTCGAGCCGCGCGTCCACCTGCTGGCGCATCGCCTGGAGGAACTCCGCGGTGGCCTTCTCGTCGTCCAGGTAGCGCGCCACGGCGACCTGCTCGGCCTTGGGCGCCCAGGCGCCCACGTGGCCGAGGATGTCGCGCATGCGGCTGATGAGCGCGGGCGGCCCGATGCCCCAGCCCACGCGCACGCCCGTGGCCGCGAAGGCCTTGGAGATGCCGTCCACGAAGACGGTGTACGGGGCCATCTCCGGCACCAGCTCGATGGGCGTCACGTGCTTCGCGCGCCCGAACGCGAGCACCCAGTAGATCTGGTCGTACATGACGATGAGCGGGCGCCGCCCGTCCTTCGCGCGCGCGCGGTTCTCCGCCACCACGGCCTCGCTGATCTCCTTCAGGCCCTCCGCGGAGATCATCGTGCCGGTGGGGTTGAGCGGGCTGCACAGGCAGAGCAGGCGCGCGGTGGGCAGGTGCGGCGCGAGCTGCTTCAGCGTGGGCATGAAGCCGTGCTCGGGGTCGGTGGGCACCACCACGCTCTTCGCGCCGAGCATGTGCGCGTAGTGGTTGTTGTTCCAGCTGGGCACCGGGAACACCACGGTGTCGCCCGCGTCCAGCACCGCGCGGAAGAGGGCGTAGATGATGGGCCGCGCGCCGCCCGCGATGACCACGCCCTCCAGCGGGTACTGCAGCCCGAGCGCGCGCGCGTAGAAGCGCTGCACGCTCTGGCGCAGCGCGAGCACGCCGTCGCTGGGCGGGTAGTTCGTCTCGCCCGCCTGCAGCGCCTGGGCGATCTGCTGCCCCAGCTGCGCCGGGATGGGGAACTCCTTGGGGCTGAAGTCGCCCACCGTGAGGTTGCACACCTCTTTGCCCTGGGCCACCAGCTCGCGGATCTCTCCGGCGATTTTCAGGATCTCGCTGCCGACGAGACCGCGGGCCATGGTGCTGACGGGCGCTTCATCGCGCGCCGCGCCGAGGAGGGGGGCAAGCTCGAGAGCCATGTGCGTTCGCTGCTCCAATTGCTGCTCCGGTAGGGGGAACTGTGCTCCGGAAGGCGAGCGGCGGCGACCTTAACGCGGCTGGCCATGCGCGCGCCGCGCTTCTCCTCCGGCCGGGATGTAGGCGTCGCACACCCTGAAAGCCCGCCAGGCAGCCCACCCTGAAAAAATGTCAGGGTGCGGGGGCCCGCGATCGCCTGCCTGCTACCAAAACCCAGTGAATCCGATGGGTTCGGTGCGTCCCGGCGATCGGCACGCCGGCTGCTATGTCCCCCCGCGTGAGCCGCAGGGCAGCAGGCGGCGGCCAGAGCTTCGGCAAGACGACCTCGAAAACGAAGGAGCACACACCATGGCGAAGGCGACTCGGAACGGGCAGGCGGTGGCGGTGAAGCGGCAGGGTCGGCGGGTGATGCCCAAGGTGCAGGCGCGCCGCGCGGCGCCCGCAGCCAAGCCCGTGCGCCTCACGCTCGGTGACCTGGTGGCGGCGGCCTTCGAGGCGGCGGGCAACGAGGTGCGCGGCGCGGCCCGCATCCTGTCCAGCAACGACCTGGCCTGCGCCATCCAGAAGCGCATCGTGCTGGTCTGATCGTCCTCGTTTGATCACTCTGCGCCGCCCTGGCGCCCGCGTGCGAGCGACGGCGGCGGAGGAAGGCTGTAGGGGGGAGCTGTAGGGGAAGCAGGGCCGGGCGCGCGCGGCGCGGGGGTGCCGCAAGCGCCCGGATGCAGATGTGGAGCTGACCGAGGCATGGGGGTGCCGACGGACGGCTCTCGGGCGCGCCGCAAGGCTGTGCCCACGGGTGCCCGCGCCTCTGGGGAGGGGCGCGGGCACCTGTTTTTTTGGGGCCCAGGCTTCCCCCACAGGCTTCCGGAGGGCGCGCGCCGCGTGCGGCCCGCTGCACACACGCCGCCCGAGAGGCCTCCTGCTGGAAGGCCGCCACTGCGAGCGCAGGTCCGCAGGCTGGGTGCGCGCGGGCCCGCACCTGCGGAGCTTCAGGGTGCAGGAGGACCGTCCATGGCCACCACCCCTCGCTCACCCTCGCCCGAGCCCGCCTCGACTCCGGAGCCCACCCGTGAGGCCCGCGCGCCCGAGCCGCCGCACGTGAAAGAGACCTGCCCGAAGGAGGCGCTCAACGGGCTGCCCGGCTACGGCGAGCCGCCCTTCGACGTGCGCAAGGATCGCCTCGCCGACCAGAGCTGGTAGGACCCTGCGCGCCGCGCCCAGGCGCGTCCCGAGCCCCACGCGAGCAGCGTCACGGCCGCGAGCGCGGCGAGCTGCGCGAGCGTGAGGCCGCCCGGCGCGAGCAGGGGCTCGGCCCTCAGCGCCTGCAGGGTGAGTACTCCCACCAGCCCGAGGTAGCCCAGCGCCGCGGCCGCGAGGTCCGCGAGCCGCTCGCGCTCCCTCTCCGGGCGGCGGCGCAGCTGCAGGAGCGCGAGCAGGGGCAGCAGCTGCATCGCGTGCAGGCCGAGGAAGTGCGGCACGCGCAGGTCCCCGCCGCGCGTGCTCCAGCCCGCGACCGGGAGCCCCGGCGCATCGTCCGCGGCGCCCACCGCGTGCGCCCCCATGCGCGCGGGCACCTGCCCCCGGGCGAGCTCGGCGCGCTGCGCCGCCGTGGGCCGGGTCATCAGCCCGCCGAGCCCCGCGCCCAGCAGCGAGAGGAGCAGGCCTGCGCGCAGCGCGAGCGCGAAGGCGCGGTCCGCGAAGCGCTGGCGCATCAGCAGCGCGAGCGCCCCGAAGCCCGCGAGCCACGCGACGAGGATGGACACGCCCATTGCGCTGAAGAGCGCCCCGTCCAGCGCGTGCGCGGTGTTGAAGTGGCTCGCGTGGCCGCGCGCCGCCTGCCCTCCGATGATGAGGATCTCCACCCACAGGGTCGCGGCCGTCACCGCGCCCACCGCGCGCACCGCGCGCCGGTGTCCCTCCACGTGCGCGAGCAGCCATGCGAGCGTGACGGTGTAGAGCGCGATGGAGGCGGCGAACTTCGCGGGCTTGAGCCACACGGGCTGCCCCGTCACCAGGCGCCCGTCGAAGAGCCCCGCCAGGAGGAAGAGCGCGAGCAGCGCGAGGTGCGCCGCGCCCGTGCCCACCAGCGCGGGGCTCACCGCCCACAGCCGCCGCAGCCTCGAGGTCCCCGCGCTCATGGCCGCACCTCCGCCACCGCCGCCGTCCTCGGAGCGAGCAGCGCGCGCAGGCCGAGGTACGCGAGCAGCCCCAGCGGCCCCATCATCAGCGTGAGCAGCAGCACCGGCGCCATCAGCCACGGGCTCACGCCCCGCTCGCGGGCGTCGAGGTAGGCCCAGCGCCCCACGAAGAGGTCGAAGGCGAGGAAGTGCACCCAGCCGATGGTCGCGCCCTCGGGCGTGCCCAGCAGCGCCGCCACCGGGGGCAGCTGGGGGCGCGCGAGCAGGGGCAAGAGCGCGCCCGCGCGCGGCAGCACGAGCACGGCGTAGAGCAGCGCGAGCAGCGCGGGGGCCCACGGCGCGCGCATCACGCGCTCCGTCAGCCGCGCGCGCGGCAGCAGGATCATCAGCGCCCAGAAGGGCAGCACCGCCAGGGACGAGATTTCGAAGAGGGCCTGCATGCTCCACCTCCACTGCGGGCGCGTGTCAACGCGCGTTAACCTGTACGCCAAAAAAAAGTCAGGGGGCCAGCCCCGCGAAGAGCCGGCGCACCGAGGCGCGGTAGGCCTCGCGGAAGGCGGGCTCCTCCACGCCCAGCGCCCCACTGAGGTGCAGGGAGACGAGGCCGTGCACGTGGGCCCAGATGGCGAGCGCCACCGCGTCCGGCCCGTCCTCGCGCAGGAGCCCCGCGTCCATGCACTCGCGCACCCGGTCCACGAGGA
This region of Aggregicoccus sp. 17bor-14 genomic DNA includes:
- a CDS encoding chaperonin codes for the protein MAKATRNGQAVAVKRQGRRVMPKVQARRAAPAAKPVRLTLGDLVAAAFEAAGNEVRGAARILSSNDLACAIQKRIVLV
- a CDS encoding pyridoxal phosphate-dependent aminotransferase, with translation MALELAPLLGAARDEAPVSTMARGLVGSEILKIAGEIRELVAQGKEVCNLTVGDFSPKEFPIPAQLGQQIAQALQAGETNYPPSDGVLALRQSVQRFYARALGLQYPLEGVVIAGGARPIIYALFRAVLDAGDTVVFPVPSWNNNHYAHMLGAKSVVVPTDPEHGFMPTLKQLAPHLPTARLLCLCSPLNPTGTMISAEGLKEISEAVVAENRARAKDGRRPLIVMYDQIYWVLAFGRAKHVTPIELVPEMAPYTVFVDGISKAFAATGVRVGWGIGPPALISRMRDILGHVGAWAPKAEQVAVARYLDDEKATAEFLQAMRQQVDARLEALYQGFDAMRARGLPVRAIAPQGAIYLSVQFDLVGKPGLPTNDAVRKLLLEKARFAVVPFQAFGLKDESGWFRLSVGAASLQEIQDALPRVQAALEGALGT
- a CDS encoding ABA4-like family protein — translated: MQALFEISSLAVLPFWALMILLPRARLTERVMRAPWAPALLALLYAVLVLPRAGALLPLLARPQLPPVAALLGTPEGATIGWVHFLAFDLFVGRWAYLDARERGVSPWLMAPVLLLTLMMGPLGLLAYLGLRALLAPRTAAVAEVRP